A genome region from Arthrobacter sp. V1I9 includes the following:
- a CDS encoding carbonic anhydrase, translating to MTTYLTPALAWRRMREGNERFVAGESSHPNQDSSRRSSLVENQHPFAVIFGCSDSRLAAEIIFDVGLGDVFVVRTAGQVIDDAVLGSLEYSVGVLGVPLIAILGHDSCGAVSATKAAVDTGDMPAGFIRDLVERITPSVLTSMRQDKHEVNDMVVEHVKQTAQRLVDSSRVISDAVESGRTAVIGLSYSLAEGRANVVSGIGEL from the coding sequence GTGACTACCTACCTGACCCCTGCCCTCGCCTGGCGCCGGATGCGTGAAGGAAATGAGCGCTTCGTCGCCGGCGAATCATCCCACCCGAACCAGGACTCGTCCCGCAGGTCCTCACTGGTGGAGAACCAGCACCCCTTCGCCGTGATTTTCGGTTGCTCCGACTCACGGCTCGCCGCCGAAATCATCTTCGACGTCGGACTGGGCGACGTTTTTGTGGTGCGCACCGCGGGACAGGTCATCGACGATGCCGTCCTCGGCTCGCTGGAGTACAGCGTCGGTGTGCTCGGGGTACCGCTGATTGCCATCCTGGGGCACGACAGCTGCGGCGCCGTCAGCGCCACCAAGGCCGCCGTGGACACCGGCGATATGCCGGCGGGCTTCATCCGCGACCTGGTGGAGCGCATCACGCCCTCGGTGCTGACCTCCATGCGCCAGGACAAGCACGAGGTCAACGACATGGTGGTGGAGCACGTCAAGCAGACCGCCCAGCGGCTGGTGGACAGCTCGCGTGTGATTTCCGACGCAGTTGAAAGCGGACGCACCGCCGTCATCGGTCTCTCGTATAGCCTGGCCGAGGGCCGCGCCAACGTTGTTTCCGGGATCGGTGAGCTCTAA
- a CDS encoding A24 family peptidase, protein MIQRLGELWPHTPLAFWLVLAACAYFAVMAVRLTVIDVRHHLLPNRIVFPSYAVAGVLLLTAAAFAGAGAGADPGPAGLPAGLMAVPALRVVAGAAILWLFYFILRFAYPPGMGFGDVKLAGVLGMYLGYLGWGHLFAGTFLAFLLGGLWSIALLAARRGTLKSSIPFGPFMLAGAAAAMLLPT, encoded by the coding sequence GTGATCCAACGACTGGGCGAACTATGGCCGCACACCCCGCTGGCCTTCTGGCTGGTGCTTGCTGCTTGCGCCTACTTCGCGGTGATGGCCGTCCGCCTGACGGTGATCGACGTCCGGCACCACCTCCTGCCCAACCGGATCGTCTTCCCCTCCTACGCTGTGGCCGGTGTCCTGCTCCTCACGGCTGCTGCCTTTGCCGGAGCCGGTGCCGGCGCGGACCCGGGTCCTGCTGGTCTGCCCGCCGGGCTGATGGCTGTGCCGGCGCTGCGTGTAGTGGCCGGAGCCGCAATCCTGTGGCTCTTTTACTTCATACTGCGGTTTGCGTACCCGCCGGGCATGGGGTTCGGGGACGTGAAACTCGCCGGGGTCCTGGGCATGTACCTCGGCTACCTGGGGTGGGGACACCTGTTCGCCGGCACTTTCCTGGCCTTCCTTTTGGGCGGCCTCTGGTCCATCGCGCTCCTGGCCGCCCGCAGGGGGACACTGAAATCGTCAATTCCCTTTGGTCCGTTTATGCTCGCCGGGGCAGCGGCTGCGATGCTCCTTCCAACCTGA
- the glpX gene encoding class II fructose-bisphosphatase, whose product MTQKYSTISPSLAVGNDEPDRNLALELVRVTEAAAIAGGHWVGFGDKNTADGAAVDAMRSFLQTVHFNGVVVIGEGEKDEAPMLFNGERVGDGTGPECDVAVDPIDGTRLTALGINNALAVLAVAERGSMFDPSAVFYMEKLVTGPEAADMVDLRLPVKQNLHLIAKAKGVKVNQLNVMILDRDRHRPLVEEIREAGARTKFIMDGDVAGAIAAARSGTGVDALMGIGGTPEGIVAACAIKSLGGVIQGRLWPTSDEEKQKALDAGHDLDRVLSTNDLVSSDNCYFAATGITDGDLLKGVRYSKDKVLTQSIVMRSKSGTIRFVDGEHQASKWEGYARKS is encoded by the coding sequence ATGACCCAGAAGTACTCCACGATCTCCCCGTCACTGGCGGTGGGCAACGATGAGCCGGACCGCAACCTTGCCCTCGAGCTCGTCCGCGTTACCGAAGCGGCAGCCATCGCCGGCGGACACTGGGTAGGTTTCGGCGACAAGAACACCGCCGACGGCGCCGCCGTCGACGCCATGCGCTCCTTCCTCCAGACCGTCCACTTCAATGGCGTAGTGGTCATCGGCGAAGGCGAAAAAGACGAAGCCCCCATGCTGTTCAACGGCGAACGCGTCGGCGACGGCACCGGCCCGGAGTGCGATGTGGCAGTTGACCCCATCGATGGAACCCGGCTCACCGCATTGGGCATTAACAACGCCCTGGCCGTCCTGGCTGTGGCCGAGCGCGGGTCCATGTTCGACCCCTCCGCCGTGTTCTACATGGAAAAGCTCGTCACCGGACCGGAAGCTGCGGACATGGTGGACCTCCGCCTCCCCGTAAAGCAGAACCTGCACCTGATCGCCAAGGCCAAGGGCGTCAAGGTCAACCAGCTCAACGTCATGATCCTGGACCGTGACCGCCACCGCCCGCTGGTGGAGGAGATCCGCGAAGCAGGCGCCCGCACCAAGTTCATCATGGACGGCGACGTTGCCGGCGCCATCGCCGCTGCCCGTTCCGGTACCGGCGTGGACGCACTGATGGGCATCGGCGGTACCCCGGAAGGCATCGTTGCTGCCTGCGCCATCAAGTCCCTGGGCGGCGTTATCCAGGGCCGGCTGTGGCCCACCAGCGACGAGGAGAAGCAAAAGGCCCTCGACGCCGGACACGACCTGGACCGGGTCCTCTCCACCAACGACCTCGTCTCCAGCGACAACTGCTACTTTGCCGCCACCGGCATCACGGACGGCGACCTGCTCAAGGGCGTCCGGTACTCCAAGGACAAGGTCCTCACCCAGTCCATCGTGATGCGCTCCAAGTCCGGAACCATCCGTTTTGTGGACGGCGAGCACCAGGCCAGCAAGTGGGAAGGGTACGCCCGCAAGAGCTGA
- a CDS encoding peptidoglycan bridge formation glycyltransferase FemA/FemB family protein has product MIPAVVPCTDRALWDEHVDRFKGHPQQLWGWGETKAMHGWSVDRVLLNDGDNTVGCAQLLVRRLPFPFRALVYIPRGPMCSVENAPAVLGSLADHAAVRHRGVALSIEPDWDQDSDFAGAVASAGFRATTNTVLIPRTLILDLTWTDDELMAEMSKSTRANIRKAMRSDVEFRKVKNDAELEQVLGIYHETAERAGFGIHEDRYYRDIFKNMGDGSPIIAAFDGEQMLAFVWLARSGSTAFELYGGVSSEGQKTARQLWREVGSPAGHAGRRVRALRLQRPPQRRYLRLQKAVREARKHAPGHLGKTALAVLPRLLAGHAAGPPRTSNGAAPAEGRGRPGPIGA; this is encoded by the coding sequence ATGATTCCTGCTGTTGTGCCCTGTACTGACCGCGCCCTTTGGGACGAACACGTTGACCGGTTCAAGGGACATCCGCAGCAGCTTTGGGGCTGGGGCGAGACCAAAGCCATGCATGGCTGGTCAGTGGACCGGGTGCTGCTTAACGACGGCGACAACACGGTAGGCTGCGCGCAGCTGCTGGTCCGCCGGCTTCCGTTCCCCTTCCGTGCCCTGGTCTACATTCCCCGGGGACCGATGTGTTCGGTGGAAAACGCCCCTGCCGTCCTTGGCAGCCTGGCAGACCATGCCGCCGTCCGCCACCGCGGCGTGGCCCTGAGCATCGAACCGGACTGGGACCAGGACTCGGACTTCGCGGGCGCCGTAGCGTCGGCAGGCTTCCGGGCAACCACCAATACTGTCCTCATTCCGCGCACGCTCATCCTGGACCTCACCTGGACTGACGACGAGCTGATGGCTGAGATGTCCAAGTCCACCCGGGCAAACATCCGCAAGGCCATGCGCAGCGACGTGGAGTTCCGCAAGGTCAAGAACGACGCCGAGCTGGAGCAGGTGCTCGGGATTTACCACGAGACCGCTGAGCGCGCCGGTTTCGGCATCCATGAGGACCGGTACTACCGGGACATTTTCAAGAACATGGGGGACGGGTCACCGATCATCGCAGCTTTCGACGGCGAGCAGATGCTGGCCTTCGTCTGGCTGGCCAGGAGCGGTTCCACCGCCTTCGAGCTGTATGGCGGCGTCTCCTCCGAAGGGCAAAAAACAGCGCGTCAATTATGGCGTGAAGTGGGCAGCCCTGCGGGCCATGCGGGAAGACGGGTGCGTGCGTTACGACTTCAACGGCCTCCTCAACGACGGTATCTCCGACTTCAAAAAGCAGTTCGCGAAGCACGAAAACATGCTCCTGGGCACCTGGGAAAAACCGCTCTCGCCGTTCTACCCCGCTTACTCGCAGGCCATGCCGCTGGCCCGCCGCGGACTTCAAACGGCGCGGCGCCTGCTGAAGGGCGCGGCCGGCCGGGTCCGATCGGTGCTTAG
- the manA gene encoding mannose-6-phosphate isomerase, class I — translation MYEIDNVLRDYAWGSTTAIAALLGRPESGGPEAELWIGAHPDSPSVARLPEDGSTAALDALIAGDPEHFLGADSVARFGPRLPFLAKILAAAQPLSLQVHPSLEQAKTGFARENAEGLAADAPNRNYRDDNHKPEMILALTPFEALCGFRPAAQTREILQHIEGAFRATEGAAPALVSALLADLEDSDESAGLRKAFERLIAGGQAVAEDTSLVVGALLAGAPLAPFDAELSTAISLHEKYPGDPGVLISLLLNRISLEPGEAVYLPAGNVHAYLHGLGVEVMASSDNVLRGGLTPKFVDVPELLRTIDFQPVAVPMLEAERTVMDQELFRPPFAEFQLQRIELSPDAGPVPLAQSGAAVVIVVAGDVYLDSPKGDLQLSRGGSAFLAAAEAPVNVHPVAGSTEPALAFAVTTGL, via the coding sequence TTGTACGAGATTGACAATGTCCTCCGGGACTATGCCTGGGGATCCACGACGGCGATCGCCGCCTTGCTGGGACGTCCGGAGTCGGGCGGTCCGGAAGCAGAGTTGTGGATCGGTGCGCACCCTGACTCACCGTCCGTCGCCCGCCTGCCCGAGGACGGGTCCACTGCCGCCTTGGACGCCTTGATCGCCGGCGACCCGGAGCATTTCCTCGGCGCGGACTCCGTGGCGCGTTTCGGTCCCCGGCTGCCCTTCCTCGCCAAGATCCTGGCGGCTGCCCAGCCGCTGTCCCTGCAGGTCCACCCGAGCCTGGAACAGGCAAAGACAGGTTTTGCGCGGGAGAATGCCGAGGGCCTGGCCGCGGATGCCCCCAACAGGAATTACCGGGACGACAACCACAAGCCCGAGATGATCCTTGCCTTGACGCCGTTTGAGGCGCTGTGCGGTTTCCGGCCGGCGGCGCAGACCCGGGAAATCCTGCAGCACATTGAAGGAGCCTTCCGTGCCACCGAGGGCGCGGCGCCCGCACTGGTCAGCGCCCTGCTGGCGGATCTTGAGGACAGCGACGAAAGTGCCGGCCTGCGGAAAGCCTTCGAGCGCCTGATCGCCGGCGGCCAGGCCGTAGCTGAGGACACGTCCCTGGTGGTGGGCGCATTGCTTGCCGGAGCTCCCCTGGCTCCCTTTGACGCCGAACTGTCGACAGCGATCAGCCTCCATGAGAAGTATCCCGGCGATCCCGGAGTCCTGATCTCGCTGCTGCTGAACCGTATCTCGCTTGAGCCGGGCGAGGCCGTCTACCTGCCCGCCGGGAACGTCCACGCCTACCTGCATGGCTTGGGCGTTGAGGTCATGGCGTCCTCGGACAACGTCCTGCGCGGCGGACTCACCCCGAAGTTCGTTGACGTCCCCGAACTGCTGCGGACCATCGACTTCCAGCCGGTCGCGGTGCCGATGCTTGAGGCTGAGCGGACGGTGATGGACCAGGAGCTCTTCCGCCCGCCTTTCGCCGAGTTCCAGCTGCAGCGCATCGAACTCTCACCCGACGCCGGGCCCGTACCGCTGGCACAGTCGGGTGCGGCGGTGGTGATTGTGGTTGCCGGGGATGTCTACCTGGATTCACCCAAGGGCGACCTGCAGCTCTCCCGGGGCGGCAGCGCCTTCCTGGCTGCCGCCGAGGCTCCCGTCAACGTTCATCCCGTGGCCGGCAGCACCGAACCTGCGCTGGCGTTCGCCGTGACCACCGGACTCTAG
- a CDS encoding NUDIX domain-containing protein — protein MPAPDYILKLRKKIGNDPLWVPGVRGVVVDDSGRVLLAQRADNKQWALVSGMLEPGEQPARGLVREIFEETAVVAEPERVVSVGAVGPFTYPNGDVCEFLDVVFLCRYVSGAARVNDDESLAVGWFGMDELPELMPGHLTSIHRALAPADAAHFEP, from the coding sequence ATGCCTGCGCCTGACTACATCCTGAAACTTCGCAAGAAAATCGGTAACGATCCGCTCTGGGTCCCCGGCGTCCGGGGTGTGGTGGTTGATGATTCGGGGAGGGTGCTGCTCGCCCAGCGTGCCGACAACAAACAGTGGGCGCTGGTCAGCGGGATGCTTGAGCCGGGGGAGCAGCCTGCCCGTGGGCTGGTGCGGGAGATTTTTGAGGAAACGGCAGTAGTGGCCGAACCGGAGCGCGTGGTGTCTGTGGGGGCAGTGGGTCCGTTCACGTATCCCAACGGCGACGTGTGCGAGTTCCTGGACGTGGTGTTCCTTTGCCGCTATGTCTCCGGGGCGGCCCGGGTGAACGACGACGAATCGCTGGCTGTCGGCTGGTTCGGCATGGATGAACTCCCTGAACTGATGCCCGGGCACCTCACCAGCATCCACCGCGCCCTGGCTCCGGCCGACGCCGCCCACTTCGAACCCTGA
- a CDS encoding DUF4245 domain-containing protein produces the protein MQEKTSPSPEPAGSGSNNGSSGAGGQGPVKPVIPAAAAKRANASVIGMIIALAVSIAAFLPIVLMNPSPKTDGYRPNIDVSAAARNATDVAGFTPVAPDTGNSFRANYARWEAGTGSGVPAWEVGYITPKESFIGLVQTRSANPTWLLQQVQNAPVTGSRNAGGREWQLRDTGKGGKSMVLEYRGTTVILAGAAQLDEFATLADAVVKSLDSNPAVTVSPAASTAP, from the coding sequence ATGCAGGAAAAGACCAGTCCTTCCCCCGAACCGGCAGGATCCGGAAGCAACAACGGATCCAGCGGGGCCGGAGGGCAGGGCCCGGTTAAGCCTGTCATTCCCGCGGCAGCAGCCAAGCGGGCCAACGCGTCGGTGATCGGCATGATCATTGCCCTGGCGGTGAGCATCGCAGCCTTCCTCCCCATCGTCCTGATGAACCCCTCTCCCAAGACTGACGGCTACCGCCCGAACATCGATGTGAGCGCCGCGGCCCGGAATGCGACCGACGTGGCAGGATTCACACCCGTAGCGCCGGACACCGGCAACTCCTTCAGGGCGAACTACGCGCGGTGGGAAGCCGGAACGGGCAGCGGCGTGCCGGCATGGGAGGTGGGCTACATCACGCCCAAGGAGTCCTTCATCGGGCTGGTCCAGACCCGCAGCGCCAACCCCACCTGGCTCCTCCAGCAGGTACAGAACGCTCCGGTCACCGGCTCGCGGAACGCAGGCGGCAGGGAGTGGCAGCTGCGCGATACCGGCAAGGGCGGGAAGTCGATGGTGCTTGAGTACCGCGGGACCACCGTCATCCTGGCGGGTGCCGCCCAACTGGACGAGTTCGCCACTTTGGCGGACGCCGTCGTGAAATCCCTGGACAGCAACCCTGCCGTCACAGTTTCACCTGCAGCCAGTACCGCACCGTAA
- a CDS encoding LCP family protein, which produces MASSKLPQSASEAALTDPVRYPVSASSPVRTKRGFVLVLLTLLVPGSAQLVAGNRKLGRAALRVTLCVWAALVLAVLLLLLNRPLLINIITNSLASLVIVILLVALAAGWAILFINTLRLIRPVLLAPPARPVVVISLVLAMVLGSGTLGYAAYLLNVGRNAIGSIFSAGPAIDPVEGRYNFLMMGGDAGDDRTGRRTDSLSVLSVDAETGQTAIISVPRNLQNAQFSEDSPMRAIYPDGYDCGDACLINAINTEVTNEHADLYPGVPDPGAQATLEAVSGTLGITVQAYVLVDMEGFSKLIDAMGGIRIKAGGWVPISGETIDEANGIHGMPLGWIPAGDQTLDGYTALWYGRSREFVDDYARIQRQQCVQQAMLKQLDPGTLLAKFEEIANAGTKVVDSNISSSQLGSFVDLAMKAKGQDIKRLTIGPPDFDASFSTVPNFDVIHTRVDQLLASASEAESAGLPDDAMVVPSAGGGHLQAAPVRYPAAPLPAGGTPAQQSPPAQQSPPAPASDFTPVTTTPDGEPITEAMLNELKSQGNEQAIRELVATNGQCAPL; this is translated from the coding sequence ATGGCCAGCAGCAAGCTCCCGCAGTCCGCTTCGGAGGCAGCGCTCACCGACCCGGTCCGCTACCCGGTCAGCGCTTCCTCTCCGGTCCGGACCAAACGCGGCTTCGTGCTTGTGCTCCTGACACTCCTGGTGCCGGGCAGCGCGCAACTTGTGGCTGGTAACCGCAAGCTCGGGCGCGCGGCCCTCAGGGTGACGCTCTGCGTGTGGGCGGCCCTGGTGCTTGCCGTACTCCTGCTGCTGCTCAACCGGCCGCTCCTCATTAACATCATCACCAACTCCCTTGCCTCGCTCGTCATCGTCATTCTGCTGGTGGCACTCGCTGCCGGCTGGGCAATTCTTTTTATCAATACCCTGCGGCTCATCCGCCCGGTCCTGCTGGCCCCGCCCGCACGTCCCGTCGTCGTGATTTCGCTGGTATTGGCGATGGTCCTGGGCAGCGGAACGCTCGGTTACGCTGCCTACCTGCTCAACGTGGGACGCAACGCCATCGGCAGCATCTTCTCGGCAGGGCCCGCGATCGACCCCGTAGAGGGCCGCTACAACTTCCTAATGATGGGCGGAGATGCCGGTGACGACCGTACCGGCAGGCGCACAGACAGCCTCTCGGTCCTGAGCGTCGATGCCGAGACCGGCCAAACCGCCATCATCTCCGTCCCCCGGAACCTTCAGAACGCCCAGTTCAGCGAGGACTCCCCCATGCGGGCCATCTACCCTGACGGCTACGACTGCGGTGACGCGTGCCTGATCAACGCCATCAACACCGAAGTGACCAACGAGCACGCCGACCTCTATCCCGGCGTTCCAGATCCCGGCGCCCAGGCCACGCTTGAGGCCGTCTCCGGGACGCTGGGAATCACAGTCCAGGCGTATGTGCTGGTGGACATGGAGGGCTTCTCCAAGCTCATTGACGCGATGGGCGGCATCCGGATCAAGGCCGGGGGCTGGGTGCCCATCAGCGGGGAAACCATCGATGAGGCCAACGGCATCCACGGCATGCCCCTGGGCTGGATCCCCGCGGGCGACCAGACGCTGGATGGCTACACTGCGCTCTGGTACGGGCGGTCGCGGGAATTCGTGGACGACTACGCCCGCATCCAGCGCCAGCAGTGCGTGCAGCAGGCAATGCTCAAGCAGCTGGACCCCGGCACGCTGCTGGCCAAGTTCGAGGAGATCGCCAACGCCGGTACCAAGGTGGTGGACTCCAATATCTCTTCCTCCCAGCTGGGAAGCTTCGTGGACCTGGCCATGAAGGCTAAGGGCCAGGACATCAAGCGCCTCACCATCGGCCCGCCGGACTTTGACGCCTCCTTCTCCACGGTGCCCAACTTCGACGTCATCCACACCCGGGTGGACCAGCTGTTGGCCTCGGCGTCGGAAGCCGAGTCCGCGGGGTTGCCGGATGACGCGATGGTGGTGCCGAGCGCGGGCGGCGGGCATCTGCAGGCTGCACCGGTCCGCTATCCGGCAGCACCGCTGCCGGCGGGCGGGACGCCGGCGCAGCAGTCTCCCCCCGCGCAGCAGTCTCCCCCCGCGCCGGCGTCGGACTTCACGCCTGTGACCACCACCCCTGACGGTGAGCCGATCACCGAAGCGATGCTTAACGAGCTCAAGAGCCAGGGCAACGAGCAGGCAATCCGGGAACTCGTGGCAACCAACGGCCAGTGCGCCCCGTTGTAG